DNA from Algisphaera agarilytica:
TTGTTCTTCGACCAGTTGCCGCACCGCGAGCTCCCGGTCCGTCGCCAGCCGGCGTTCACGCGCAGTCTGCAGGATGCTCTGAGCCGGAGAAAACTCCAAGCCGACCCCCGCAATCACCAACACCCCCTGGCCCGCAACCCGCAGCGCGACCGCTTCTAGCTGACGGTCAGTCCCGTCACGATCCGGCTCGGCCCAGACCTCGGACCGCAGCGTCGCATCGGCCGAGTCTTCCGGCTGACTCGCCCACCAGTCGCGCGCTTCGTCGAGGAAGAAATCGAGAAACGTGAAGTGCTGCGTCGGTTCGCAGGGCTCTTCGATCGCGCAACCAAACCGCTCGGCCCAATCCGGCAATCGGCCGACCCAGACAAAGCGTTCATCGCCGACCGGCGCATCGGGGGCCTGAGCGATGACCAACAGGCCCATCGTGTGAACCACACCGGAGAGAAGTGATGCGTCGTTCAAGCCAGCACCCCGCGGGCCAGTTCTTCGAACGCCTGATTCACCGCGTCGCCGGTCTTGGCGCTGGTGTGGAGCGTGGCGAGCGCCTTGTCGCGCAGCCCCAGGAAATCGCTCGAGGGCTCGCCGATCGCCCAGGCGTCGGTGAGGTCGGCTTTGTTGAGCACAAGCACAAACGGCAGCTCACCCACCTCGCGGATCACCCGCTCGTGGAGCATCTTCGCGGTCTCCAGCGTGTCGGGCCGGGTGCCATCAACGACCAAGAGGTAGCCGGAGCTGCCCCGCAGGTAACGCATCTGCACCGACACGAAATCGTCTTCACCCGCCAGGTCCCAGAGGATCAGCGAAAGCGATCGGCCGTCGAGGTCGACGGTCTTCTTGTCGATCTTCACGCCGATGGTGGACTGATAGACCTCGGAAAAGATGCTCTTGACGTACCGCGCAACCAGGCTGGTCTTCCCGGTGGCGAAGGCGCCGAGCATGCAGATCTTGCGTGATTCCATGACGTGACTTTCGTCAAAACCCAGCCGACATCGTACCCATCAAACCGGGCACGTCGAGCCGTTGTCCTGAGACGGCCTCACGGCCGGGCGGCCAACTCCACCTCGAACGTCACCCGGCGGTTGCGCTGCTGGTCGGCCAGGGGCATCGTGTCGGGCACGATCGGCTGATCCGCCGCCATGCCCACCTCGACCATGATCGGCGGCGCCTGCATCCGTGAACGGATCATCTCGGCGACCGCGGCGGCCCGGGCCTGACTGAGTTCGAGGTTGCGTTGAGGGTCACCCGACAGGTCGGTGTGGCCGGTCACGATAAGTTTAAGCTCCATGCCGATGGCGTCGGCCGCGGCCTGAGCACCGGACACATCTTCGAGCAACTGCGAGGCCATGACCTCTTGCCCGTTCAAGTCCAGCGTGCTGCCCGAAGGCATATCGATGACACACGCCTCGATCCGACCGGCAAACACCTCGAGGTCTTCCATGTCCCGGTCGACCAGACCCGAGTCGTCGAACGAGGTCATGCCCGCCGTGACGAGTTGCGCCGAAAGCGAAAGCGTCCTTTCGATCCACGCGTGCGGTGCAAGGCCCTCGGCAATCAGGACCGAGCCTTCGGTGCGCAGGGTCACCGAGGCCGGAGGATCAAGCAGCTGCTCCGCCTGCTCCAACAACGTCGGCGGTTCGGGATCGAGCGCAGGCTCAGGTAGCGGGGACTCCTGGATCTGCACCGTGGGGTAGTGCTCCCAACGCTGGCTGACTTCTTCCGGATCGATCCCCGAGTTGGCCAGGATTTCGTCGGGCAGGTGCGCAGCATCCGGGCTGACCAAACCGCGGACCTCGGACCGGCCCCACCAGTTGTGGTCGTCTTCCACCAGCATGATGCCCCGCGTGCGTTCGAGCTCGTAGACGTAGCCCGCCCATTGCCGATTCGACAACACCCCCGCGAGGACCGCCCAGAGGACCAACCCCAAAACAACCGCCACGAAGATCAGGAACGCGGGAGACACCTTGCGTTTGGCCCCGGGCTGCGCCGCACTGACCAGGCAACGCTGGAGTTCGGGTTCGACCACTTCCATTTCCGAATCGTCGCCGGCAAACGTTTCGAGAAGCTCGCCGTGACGCAGGTGGATGTCTTCGAGCACCTGCTGGAACACCTCACGCAGCTCCGCCGGGGCCGAGCCCCGCACCGCCCCAGCGAGGATTGCGTGGGGCCCGCGCTCGACCCAGACCGTCACGCCGCCGACCTGCATGGTGCGTAGACCCGCCTGATCATCGGTGTTGAACGAATCGCGGACAAACTCGGTGATCGCCGTGAACATGCCCGAGACCAGCTGCTCGTCGCGCGTTTCCACGCCGTCCGCCGCGACGTGTTGCATCAACAAGCCCGACTCGGTGTGGATCAGAAACACCTGCTCCACGCGGTAACGCAGCGTATTCAGCAGCACGACCTCCGCGAACGGCTTGCCGGTCCGTGCCGCCTCCATCCGCCACTTCAACGACTTGATCGACAGGCTGTGCTCGAGCGTCTGGTTCAGTGACTGGACCGCACTGGCCAGGGCTTCGCTCACCGCCTTGCGGATCGCCGGGCCGATGACCGGGAACACCGCGTCGATCATGGGCTGGGGGTTGTTCTTGACCGAGGTTTGGATCGCCTCTTCCACCGTGCCCGACAGCGCACGGCCGAGTTGATCGTCCTTCTGCTCGCGCAGCGTAATCGCCTGAGGCAGGAGCTCGGCGATGTCCTGGGCCTGCGCACGCGACGAGGCGAGGGTCTCGCGCAACTCGGCGAGCTCTTCTCGCTCGGGCCCAATCAACAACTCACGCAACTGAGCCAGCGTCTCGGCGTCACCCAACGGGCTGGGCGAGGACTGGCCCGGGGACTCCGCGGGAGACTCGGATGTTTTCGCGTTGTCGGACGGGTCATCCATAGGCGGTGCCACCCCTAACCATCAAGATCGGGCCAGCCCCTGACCGCTGCACCCATGAACCCCTTAGCTGTCGACCTACTCTTCTTCAGCCACCAGCGTGTCGGCCAAATGACGCAGCACCTCGGCCACCTCATCCCGGCTGGTCAGTTCGCTGCGGAGCTGGGTCATGGCTTCGGTCAACACCTCGGTCTGGCGCTGCTCGCTCCGGGCCAACTCGTCACGGATGGCTTTGGCTTCCTGGGCGATCTTGGCTTCCAGCGACTGCTGCGCCGCGGCGGCGGCGGATTCGAGTTCGGCGAGTCGGCCGGTGAGTTCAGCTTCCACCGCCTGGACGTGTTCGGTCCGCTCGGCAGCCTCGGCTTCCACCGATTCGCTCAGCGTGTCGATCTGCTTCTGCAGCTCGGAACGCAGCGACGCGATGGCTTTGTCCTGGTCCTTGCGGAGGGTGTCGATCTCCTTGGACAGACGTTTCTCGATGCCGTCAAAACGCTTTTCGCTCTGCCGGGCCTGAGTGCCAAACAGGATGTCGCGGACTTTATCGAGGCTCGCGGCATCGGGGTTGTCGTTAGATGGATTCGCCGAGTTCTTGCTGGTGGATTTAGCCATGGAAGGTCGGTCAAGAGGATAGAGTCAGGTGAACACAGACCTTACATCGGCCAGCACCTGGAAGCGAATGAGTATACCGGGTCCCCCCCAACACTCCATCGGTTCTGAACTTTTCGCAAGGATTTCCCCACGATCACCCGCAGATGCACACGGATGCGGCTTTTTGCGAATGAAAAACGCCCCACGTAACCGACACGCCTAGGGCTAACCCTTAGCGTTCACCGAGTTCAGCCATTGGCGCAGGGTCTGCGCATCCGCCGCGAGGTTGCCCGGGTCGTTGTCACGTACGAACTCCAGCAGTGCAAACATCTCGCCGCCCTCCGCCAGACGCGGACAGGTCATCGCCTGACGCAGATACGTCGGCCACATCCCCTGGCCCTCGGCCAACGCGTGACGCTCGACGGTTTCCACGTCCCACTGGAACACATGCACCCCCACCAAGCGAGGCAGCGCCGTCTCCATGTCTTCCAGGCAATCCGCAAACGCCATGCGCTGGTGCGGCTGCCAATAGGTCTGAAACGCGGGGTGGTCCACCGCGTCGAACAAGGCCTGCGCCGACTCCGCGGTGTCGGTCAGCGTTTTGCCGTGCCACTCGCAGGCGATGGTGATGCCCGCCTGATCCGCGACCTCGGCGGCGCTGCGCCCCGCATCCGCCACGCGTTTTCGCCAGTCCGCGTCTGCGTCGGCCGAACCCTTGTTCCCGCACCACACCCGGATGATCTTCGCGCCGAGCTCCGCGGCGGTGTCCACCGTCTTCTGCCACTCGTCCAGTTCGTTCACCCCGAGCCAGTGGTACGACCCGTAGGCCGCGACTTCGAGGCCGTGGTCGCGGGTGAGCTCGGCGACGTGGGCGGCGGTGCCCAGTTGGCCGACGGGCACATGGATGTCGCTGCCCCACTCGATGCCCTGGAGCTGGGTCTCCGCCGCCCAGTGGCAGACTTCCTCGGCAGACAGTTGGCGGAACGTGATGGAAACCAGACCGGGACGGATCATGCGTAAACTCCTGGGTGGCGAGATACCCCAGTCTAGCCCGGCGGGTCGGCTTTGCGTTGTGCGCGACGAGCCGTAAACTGTGCGATCCGAGACACGCCGGAGTGGCGGAATTGGCAGACGCGGTGGATTCAAAATCCACTGGTGGCAACACCTTGTGGGTTCGAGTCCCACCTCCGGTATTTTTAAGTCGTTTCAGATGATGGGTTCTTTTCGGGGTATTTGATCGAGTTGCGTGATTCCGTTTAGCCGATCGCCTGCGCGGCGAGCGGCAGGTGCTCTGCCCCTGCACCCCGGAGGCAATTACGAGATTACCGAACCTTGCGAAACGCGATGGGGTAAAGATCGAGAGCATGCGGCGACGATTCAAAATCTTCCGGCGAATCCTCTGTGCTCTTCTCGTCGCCTTGGCGGTGATCTTTGGGCCCTACCTGACGTCCCGGGCGCTGTCGCCGTTCCGTGTGGTGAGCAGCTACGAAGTGACGCCCTCTGTTGACGCCACCCCTACGGAACCCACCGCCCCGCTGCGTGTCGCCTGCTACAACATCGCCCACGGGCGCGGGCTCGCCCAAGACAACTGGTCCGGCGGCACACCTGACGAGAGGATTCAACGCCTCAACGACATCGCCGAGCTCTTGAAAACCCTTGATGCCGATGTCGTGATACTCAATGAAGTGGACTTCGACGCGAGCTGGAGCAACCACGTCAATCAGGCCGAGTTTCTCGCCGAGGCCGCGGGCTACCCGTACGTGGCCGAGCAACGCAACCTCGATTTCCGGATGCTGTGGCGCACGTGGAAGTTCGGCAACGCGGTGCTCTCGCGTCACCCCATCACACGAAGCGAAGTCATCGACTCCCCCGGTTTCTCGAACGCCGAAACCCTGCTGGCCGGGAAGAAGCGTGGCCTGGCCTGCACGATCGATTGGCACGGCCAAGGCATCCGCATCCTCGCCTCCCACCTCTCACACCGCAGCGAATCCCTACGCTCTCGCTCAATCGACCTGCTCATCGCCCCGCCGGACCTGCCCACGATCATCGCCGGCGACCTGAATTCCACGCCCACCGGCTTCCCCCGCAGCAAGCCCTCCGAAGACCACGGCAACGCCATCGACAAGATCGACGCTTCGGGCCTGTTCGCCCGGCGGCCCGTCGATCCACCGACCGACCTGGCCGAGTTGACGTTTCACGCCGAGAAACCCATCAACGTGATCGACTGGATCATGATCACCCACGACCTCGCGTTCGAGGACTACCGAGTCATCGACTCGCTATTGTCCGATCACCGCCCGATCGTGGCGGACCTGATCCTCAGCCCTGAGCAATGAAAACCGCGCCTTCGCGCTCTTCCAGAATCCCTCGGCCCAACAACGCTTCAAGCTCACGTTCGATCACTTCGCGCAGGTTGCTGCGCGTGGAAGCGAAGCCCAGCAGGCGGGAGGATTCGATCACCGCGTCTTCTTTGCTGACGCCGATCGCGACGCGGGCCACGCTCTCGAGCGCAAACCGCACCTCGGCGGGCGGCAGGAACTCGGGCTTGCGTAGGCCCGGCGACTCGACGTCCGCCCGGCTTCGCACCTGCGACACCGTCGACACGCCGGGCAACGAGTAGAAGCCCAGGCCGTTCTCCAGCTTGCCCGCGTTCACCGCGTCGGCCAGGGCCGACTCGAGCAGCCGGGTGACCTTGCTGGTCATGCGGTCGACCTTGTAGATGTCCGCGGCGCGACGCATGACCTCTTCGCCGTGCACCGGCTCCTCGATCTCGACGACCTTGGTCACCAGCTCGATCAGCTGGAAGTTGTCGAGGTCCTCCAGGTCTTTGCGCGGCACCTTCTTGAAGCTCGCCTCGACGTACGGCCCACTCGGGATACCCGCAAAACGGTCGGTTTCCTGTTCGGGGTCAACCGCTTCACGCTCGATCACCGGGCGAGACTTGGCGGGTTTGCTGCCCGACTCGGCCTGACCCGCACGTGCCGATTCGACCGCGTCGAGGATCTTCTGCAGTTGTTCGTGCGGACGGTTGAACCAGTCGATCGACCACAGGCGGTGGATCGACCAGCCGCGCATCTTCAGGATGAACTCCCGGCTCGAATCGCGTTCCCGGGCTGAGCGACACGCCCCGTAGCCCGGGCCATCGAGCGTGATGCCCAGAAGATATCGGCCGGGCGTCTCAGGATCGACGATCGCGAGGTCGACGTAGAACCCCGCTTCGCCGACATGGGCCTCGACGGTGTGGCCCGCCTCGGTGAGCGCATCGGCCACGCTTTGCTCGAACACGGACAGGTCGCCGAAGCGCTCGGGCGCTCGGCCGTCGAATGTGCCGGTCTGGGCGTAGCGGAGGAACGTGCGGAACGCGGCGGGGCCACGCTTGCTGACGCGCGAAAGGTCGATGTCGTCGGCCGTCATCGAGCTGAAGACTTCGAGGCGTTTCTTGGCCCGGGTGATGAGCACGTTGAGCCGGCGCTCGCCGCCATCGTTGGACAGCGGGCCGAAGTTCATGGTGAGATTGCCCTCTTCGTCCGGGCCGTAGCCGACGGAGATGAAGATCACGTCGCGCTCGTCGCCCTGGATGTTCTCCAGGTTCTTGACGAAGAACGGCTCCTCGGTGTCCTCGGCGAAGAAGCCTTCCACATCCTTGTTCTTCCGCCGCAGGTGTTCGATCTCGTCGAGGATCGCGTCACGCTGGCGGACGCTGAACGCCCCGACGCCCAGGGTTAGCTCGGGCGTCTCGGTAGCGTGACGCATGACGGCCTCGGCGATGGTCTGGGCCTCGACGCGGTGCGTCGCGGTGCCGCCGCGGTCGAAGTGGCCCTCGGTGATCTTGTGGAATCGCAGGCCGAGGTCCTCGGGGTCGCGGCGCGGACTGGGGATGACGAACAGGTTGCTCTCGTAGAACTCGCGATTGCTGACCGCGATGAGCGAGGGGTGCTGGCTGCGGTAGTGCCAACGCAGCATGGCGCTGGGCATGTTCTGGGCGGTGCACAGGCCCAGGATCGACTCGAGGTCGGAGGTGTCGAGCTCGGTGTCGTCGGTTTCGTCTTCGTCGCCGCCGGAGGTCATCGCGTCGAAGAACCGCGTCGGCGGGAGCTGTTTGTCATCACCGACGACCACGATCTGCTGGCACCGGCTGACGGCACCCAGCGCATCGACCGGGCGGACCTGCGAGGCCTCGTCCATCAGCATCAGGTCGAACTCGAGGCCGCCGGGCTCGAGGTACTGGGCGACCGACATCGGGCTCATCATGAAGACGGGCTTGATCGCCTGGATCGCGAGGCCCGCTTCGCGCAGAAGCCGCCGCAGGGGCAGGTGCCGGCGTTTCTTCTGGAACTCGCGTCGCAGCAGGCCGACCTGGCCGACCTCGCCGCCGCCGCGGGGCAGGCCGTCGTGGTGGGCGGTGGCGACTTCGTGGCGGGCAAGGGCGAGGCGGTCGCCGTCGAGCTTGCGGAACTGTTCGAGGGTGTGTTCGTGGCTCTCGCCGGTGAAGCGGGCGAGCTCGGGGTGGGCCTCGAAGGTGTGGCGGAGCAGGGCTTCGTAGTACGCCATGTCGAACGCGTGGGCGGCGTCGGCCGGGGCGCGTTCGCCGTCGTTGAGTTGTTCGACGAGTTGGGCCATGCCCAGCGCCTGGGCCGAGGCCCGGCGGTCGCGGACGCTGATCCAACGCGTCAGGCCGTCGGGTTGCTGCACCCATTCTTCAATACGTTTCGCCGCGAGGCCCAAAGCCACGTCGCTGACCTGCTCGACTCCGAATGCTTCGTTGAGGTCGAGCTGGACCGGGCCCGTCGCCGCCTCAAACGCCCGCCCCGCCGAGGCGACCGCGTCGTCGGCTTCATCCGCCAGCCCCGTCAACGGTGAAACGTCTTCGATCTTCGCCACCAGCTCCCGGCAGCGTTCCGCGTCGCCCTGTTCGT
Protein-coding regions in this window:
- a CDS encoding Rab family GTPase, producing the protein MESRKICMLGAFATGKTSLVARYVKSIFSEVYQSTIGVKIDKKTVDLDGRSLSLILWDLAGEDDFVSVQMRYLRGSSGYLLVVDGTRPDTLETAKMLHERVIREVGELPFVLVLNKADLTDAWAIGEPSSDFLGLRDKALATLHTSAKTGDAVNQAFEELARGVLA
- a CDS encoding OmpA family protein, which translates into the protein MDDPSDNAKTSESPAESPGQSSPSPLGDAETLAQLRELLIGPEREELAELRETLASSRAQAQDIAELLPQAITLREQKDDQLGRALSGTVEEAIQTSVKNNPQPMIDAVFPVIGPAIRKAVSEALASAVQSLNQTLEHSLSIKSLKWRMEAARTGKPFAEVVLLNTLRYRVEQVFLIHTESGLLMQHVAADGVETRDEQLVSGMFTAITEFVRDSFNTDDQAGLRTMQVGGVTVWVERGPHAILAGAVRGSAPAELREVFQQVLEDIHLRHGELLETFAGDDSEMEVVEPELQRCLVSAAQPGAKRKVSPAFLIFVAVVLGLVLWAVLAGVLSNRQWAGYVYELERTRGIMLVEDDHNWWGRSEVRGLVSPDAAHLPDEILANSGIDPEEVSQRWEHYPTVQIQESPLPEPALDPEPPTLLEQAEQLLDPPASVTLRTEGSVLIAEGLAPHAWIERTLSLSAQLVTAGMTSFDDSGLVDRDMEDLEVFAGRIEACVIDMPSGSTLDLNGQEVMASQLLEDVSGAQAAADAIGMELKLIVTGHTDLSGDPQRNLELSQARAAAVAEMIRSRMQAPPIMVEVGMAADQPIVPDTMPLADQQRNRRVTFEVELAARP
- a CDS encoding sugar phosphate isomerase/epimerase family protein yields the protein MIRPGLVSITFRQLSAEEVCHWAAETQLQGIEWGSDIHVPVGQLGTAAHVAELTRDHGLEVAAYGSYHWLGVNELDEWQKTVDTAAELGAKIIRVWCGNKGSADADADWRKRVADAGRSAAEVADQAGITIACEWHGKTLTDTAESAQALFDAVDHPAFQTYWQPHQRMAFADCLEDMETALPRLVGVHVFQWDVETVERHALAEGQGMWPTYLRQAMTCPRLAEGGEMFALLEFVRDNDPGNLAADAQTLRQWLNSVNAKG
- a CDS encoding endonuclease/exonuclease/phosphatase family protein, whose protein sequence is MRRRFKIFRRILCALLVALAVIFGPYLTSRALSPFRVVSSYEVTPSVDATPTEPTAPLRVACYNIAHGRGLAQDNWSGGTPDERIQRLNDIAELLKTLDADVVILNEVDFDASWSNHVNQAEFLAEAAGYPYVAEQRNLDFRMLWRTWKFGNAVLSRHPITRSEVIDSPGFSNAETLLAGKKRGLACTIDWHGQGIRILASHLSHRSESLRSRSIDLLIAPPDLPTIIAGDLNSTPTGFPRSKPSEDHGNAIDKIDASGLFARRPVDPPTDLAELTFHAEKPINVIDWIMITHDLAFEDYRVIDSLLSDHRPIVADLILSPEQ
- a CDS encoding DUF4011 domain-containing protein, producing the protein MTDDANALPPENAPDPSPETPADAASADTPEAVPASLLDVKAEAPTASPLVRRLDAARQDLLELSTRNRLLNTPRRRKRSRALEIVDEQSDAVFHLLVDKGNALSFVPAPEKEESEVEPVETPAEPEPEAEVESLPEVEEGSAGAIFRDAEAGDSEEESASVEEAAEGEAEDEEDAPEIDPARLTDRKLQTMLNAEDLQKRLLRTFYDARTSQQEQGVNTLFLALGFLKWYEEERPDKARHAPLLLVPVHLERKNARTRFSLTYDDSEITTNLSLQAKLKAEFGLDLPEVPELDDDFKPSTYIDEVRQLVEGIDGWEVLGDDIVLSFFSFSKFLMYRDLDPENWQDEKELAEHPLLEQLLGDSGFQDHEPVVPEDVMLDTVIGPEEMIHVVPADTSQAIAVEGVRQGRNMVVQGPPGTGKSQTIANLIAAAVKEGKKVLFVAEKMAALEVVKRRLTNVGIGDMCLELHSHKARKRAVLDDLEHTLALGGPKHKATEAYFEKLASTRDTLNEHAKALHTEIGESEETPYHAIGELVRLRAAGVSPADFTLDNPAAWTAAQAESARQTLGEFVEQVETVGTPGEHPWRGASIDSILPMDLQRLVEKLPSAAASLRGAETKARALADALEDDAQTTAGHTQTLSSRARRLAAVPMLDREAIQNEVWAQQATALSELVEHGLNLTAVRKQLDGKVNDAGWSADLTQTRLDLASFGKSWLRWLNPAYKRAKRQLAAVLTGPPPKPLEERLKLVDQLLEAQKTLKAIERDDAIGRYAFGTMWRGEASDWDALGKLHGWNRRNDEQGDAERCRELVAKIEDVSPLTGLADEADDAVASAGRAFEAATGPVQLDLNEAFGVEQVSDVALGLAAKRIEEWVQQPDGLTRWISVRDRRASAQALGMAQLVEQLNDGERAPADAAHAFDMAYYEALLRHTFEAHPELARFTGESHEHTLEQFRKLDGDRLALARHEVATAHHDGLPRGGGEVGQVGLLRREFQKKRRHLPLRRLLREAGLAIQAIKPVFMMSPMSVAQYLEPGGLEFDLMLMDEASQVRPVDALGAVSRCQQIVVVGDDKQLPPTRFFDAMTSGGDEDETDDTELDTSDLESILGLCTAQNMPSAMLRWHYRSQHPSLIAVSNREFYESNLFVIPSPRRDPEDLGLRFHKITEGHFDRGGTATHRVEAQTIAEAVMRHATETPELTLGVGAFSVRQRDAILDEIEHLRRKNKDVEGFFAEDTEEPFFVKNLENIQGDERDVIFISVGYGPDEEGNLTMNFGPLSNDGGERRLNVLITRAKKRLEVFSSMTADDIDLSRVSKRGPAAFRTFLRYAQTGTFDGRAPERFGDLSVFEQSVADALTEAGHTVEAHVGEAGFYVDLAIVDPETPGRYLLGITLDGPGYGACRSARERDSSREFILKMRGWSIHRLWSIDWFNRPHEQLQKILDAVESARAGQAESGSKPAKSRPVIEREAVDPEQETDRFAGIPSGPYVEASFKKVPRKDLEDLDNFQLIELVTKVVEIEEPVHGEEVMRRAADIYKVDRMTSKVTRLLESALADAVNAGKLENGLGFYSLPGVSTVSQVRSRADVESPGLRKPEFLPPAEVRFALESVARVAIGVSKEDAVIESSRLLGFASTRSNLREVIERELEALLGRGILEEREGAVFIAQG